In Mustela lutreola isolate mMusLut2 chromosome 1, mMusLut2.pri, whole genome shotgun sequence, one genomic interval encodes:
- the FADD gene encoding FAS-associated death domain protein isoform X1 — protein MDPFLVLLHSVSTGLSDDELTELKFLCRARVGKRKLESVRCGLDLFAVLLEQNELDAERPELLRELLASLRRHDLLRRLDAFEAGAAGRAPPEERDLRAAFDIVCDNVGRDWRRLARHLHVTDTKIDAIEEKYPRNLTEQVRESLRVWKSAEREDATVSHLVRALRACQLNLVADLVLEDQQARENETAGSGGGDKSPAESLTSWDSNGPALGGPW, from the exons ATGGACCCGTTCCTGGTGCTGCTGCACTCGGTGTCCACCGGCCTGTCGGACGACGAGCTGACCGAGCTCAAGTTCCTGTGCCGGGCCCGCGTGGGCAAGCGGAAGCTGGAGAGCGTGCGCTGCGGCCTGGACCTGTTCGCGGTGCTGCTGGAGCAGAACGAGCTGGACGCCGAGCGCCCCGAGCTGCTGCGCGAGCTGCTCGCGTCGCTGCGGCGCCACGACCTGCTGCGGCGCCTGGACGCCTTCGAGGCGGGCGCGGCGGGCAGGGCCCCGCCGGAGGAGCGAG ACCTGCGTGCCGCGTTTGACATCGTCTGTGATAACGTGGGGAGGGACTGGAGAAGACTGGCCCGGCACCTTCACGTGACAGACACCAAGATCGATGCCATCGAGGAGAAGTATCCCCGCAACCTGACTGAGCAGGTGAGGGAGTCGCTGAGAGTCTGGAAGAGCGCCGAGAGAGAGGACGCGACGGTGTCCCACCTGGTGAGGGCGCTCAGGGCCTGCCAGCTGAACCTGGTGGCCGACCTCGTCCTGGAGGATCAGCAGGCCCGGGAGAACGAGACTGCGGGCAGTGGAGGTGGGGACAAGAGCCCCGCCGAGTCTCTGACGTCCTGGGATTCGAATGGGCCTGCCTTGGGGGGCCCCTGGTGA
- the FADD gene encoding FAS-associated death domain protein isoform X2, translating into MDPFLVLLHSVSTGLSDDELTELKFLCRARVGKRKLESVRCGLDLFAVLLEQNELDAERPELLRELLASLRRHDLLRRLDAFEAGAAGRAPPEERDLRAAFDIVCDNVGRDWRRLARHLHVTDTKIDAIEEKYPRNLTEQIYLRGSVPSEAQSMGSSADSAPRGFP; encoded by the exons ATGGACCCGTTCCTGGTGCTGCTGCACTCGGTGTCCACCGGCCTGTCGGACGACGAGCTGACCGAGCTCAAGTTCCTGTGCCGGGCCCGCGTGGGCAAGCGGAAGCTGGAGAGCGTGCGCTGCGGCCTGGACCTGTTCGCGGTGCTGCTGGAGCAGAACGAGCTGGACGCCGAGCGCCCCGAGCTGCTGCGCGAGCTGCTCGCGTCGCTGCGGCGCCACGACCTGCTGCGGCGCCTGGACGCCTTCGAGGCGGGCGCGGCGGGCAGGGCCCCGCCGGAGGAGCGAG ACCTGCGTGCCGCGTTTGACATCGTCTGTGATAACGTGGGGAGGGACTGGAGAAGACTGGCCCGGCACCTTCACGTGACAGACACCAAGATCGATGCCATCGAGGAGAAGTATCCCCGCAACCTGACTGAGCAG ATATACTTGCGTGGGAGTGTCCCCAGCGAGGCACAGAGCATGGGGTCCTCCGCTGACTCTGCCCCTCGTGGCTTCCCCTAA
- the FADD gene encoding FAS-associated death domain protein isoform X3 produces the protein MDPFLVLLHSVSTGLSDDELTELKFLCRARVGKRKLESVRCGLDLFAVLLEQNELDAERPELLRELLASLRRHDLLRRLDAFEAGAAGRAPPEERDLRAAFDIVCDNVGRDWRRLARHLHVTDTKIDAIEEKYPRNLTEQGAPAADVPFHQRSLVS, from the exons ATGGACCCGTTCCTGGTGCTGCTGCACTCGGTGTCCACCGGCCTGTCGGACGACGAGCTGACCGAGCTCAAGTTCCTGTGCCGGGCCCGCGTGGGCAAGCGGAAGCTGGAGAGCGTGCGCTGCGGCCTGGACCTGTTCGCGGTGCTGCTGGAGCAGAACGAGCTGGACGCCGAGCGCCCCGAGCTGCTGCGCGAGCTGCTCGCGTCGCTGCGGCGCCACGACCTGCTGCGGCGCCTGGACGCCTTCGAGGCGGGCGCGGCGGGCAGGGCCCCGCCGGAGGAGCGAG ACCTGCGTGCCGCGTTTGACATCGTCTGTGATAACGTGGGGAGGGACTGGAGAAGACTGGCCCGGCACCTTCACGTGACAGACACCAAGATCGATGCCATCGAGGAGAAGTATCCCCGCAACCTGACTGAGCAG GGAGCACCGGCCGCGGACGTCCCCTTCCATCAAAGAAGCCTTGTGTCTTAA